One stretch of Saccharopolyspora erythraea DNA includes these proteins:
- a CDS encoding YifB family Mg chelatase-like AAA ATPase: MALHRTWAVALFGVDGVLVEIEADVRKGGLPSLQLLGLPDSALQESKNRVRSAIVNCQENWPARCVTLALSPAAIPKTGTSYDLALACAVLAGAEQVPPHRLNGTVLFGELALDGRVRAVRGLLPAVLAAKRAGMPRAIVPTAGLAEAKLVEGIDVMGANHLRDVVAWLRETGELDREPPSAARAAEPSETLDLADVMGQPEARWALEVAAAGGHHLLLVGPPGTGKTMLARRLGGLLPDLTPQEALEVTAIHSVAGESPCADLMTAPPFVAPHHSLSITALVGGGAGLARPGAVSRAHRGVLLLDEACELGPKRLEALRTALEEGEIRLARRDGTVRYPARFQLVLATNPCPCAPARDVDCQCPPQARRRYFGKLSGPLMDRVDLRARTRPMLAMASQLGCEPEPTEVVRKRVGDARAAALQRWSAHGWQTNTEVPGPALRREFALPRQATALLDRGLETGAITARGADRCLRVAWTLADLEGSSRPDADHVAAALEFRDRRSP, encoded by the coding sequence ATGGCGTTGCACAGGACGTGGGCGGTCGCACTGTTCGGTGTGGACGGTGTGCTCGTCGAGATCGAGGCCGACGTGCGCAAGGGCGGTCTGCCGAGCCTCCAGCTCCTCGGACTGCCGGATTCGGCGTTGCAGGAGTCGAAGAACCGGGTCCGCTCGGCGATCGTGAACTGCCAGGAGAACTGGCCCGCGAGGTGCGTGACGCTGGCGCTGTCGCCCGCGGCGATCCCCAAAACGGGCACCTCCTACGACCTCGCGCTGGCGTGCGCGGTGCTTGCCGGGGCGGAGCAGGTACCGCCGCACCGACTGAATGGCACAGTTCTGTTCGGCGAACTCGCCCTGGACGGGCGGGTGCGTGCGGTGCGGGGTCTCCTACCGGCGGTGCTTGCGGCGAAGCGGGCCGGCATGCCCAGGGCGATCGTGCCCACGGCGGGGCTTGCCGAGGCCAAGCTCGTCGAGGGCATCGATGTCATGGGAGCGAACCACCTGCGTGATGTCGTCGCATGGCTGCGGGAAACCGGCGAGCTCGACCGGGAACCGCCCTCGGCCGCACGCGCTGCCGAGCCCTCCGAAACGCTCGATCTCGCCGATGTGATGGGGCAGCCGGAAGCGCGTTGGGCACTGGAGGTCGCTGCCGCGGGTGGCCACCACCTGCTGCTCGTCGGCCCGCCCGGGACCGGCAAGACCATGCTGGCCAGGAGGTTGGGCGGTCTGCTGCCGGACCTCACACCGCAGGAGGCGCTGGAGGTGACCGCGATCCATTCGGTCGCGGGGGAGTCGCCCTGCGCCGACCTGATGACCGCACCGCCCTTCGTCGCCCCGCACCACTCGTTGTCGATCACGGCCCTCGTCGGCGGCGGCGCGGGCCTGGCCAGGCCCGGTGCGGTCAGCCGTGCGCATCGCGGTGTTCTGCTACTGGACGAGGCGTGCGAACTCGGTCCGAAGCGGCTCGAGGCACTGCGCACTGCGTTGGAGGAGGGAGAGATACGTCTCGCCCGGCGAGACGGCACGGTCCGCTACCCGGCGAGGTTCCAGCTCGTGCTCGCCACGAACCCATGCCCGTGCGCACCCGCGAGGGACGTGGACTGCCAGTGCCCTCCGCAGGCCCGCCGTCGCTACTTCGGCAAGCTCTCCGGGCCGCTGATGGACCGCGTGGACCTGCGTGCCCGGACGAGGCCCATGCTCGCGATGGCTTCACAACTCGGGTGCGAGCCGGAGCCGACGGAAGTGGTCCGCAAGCGGGTCGGTGACGCGCGAGCGGCTGCGTTGCAACGCTGGTCCGCTCACGGCTGGCAGACCAACACCGAGGTGCCGGGCCCCGCGTTGCGCCGCGAGTTCGCCCTGCCACGCCAGGCGACCGCTCTGCTGGACCGCGGTCTGGAGACCGGTGCCATCACCGCTCGCGGTGCGGACCGCTGCCTGCGTGTCGCCTGGACGCTCGCCGACCTGGAAGGCAGTTCTCGGCCGGACGCGGATCACGTTGCGGCGGCGCTGGAATTCCGGGATCGGAGGTCGCCGTGA
- a CDS encoding YraN family protein: protein MSRTAIFGTLSDDDTKGRRHALGVEGERLAARFLEEHGITVLERNWRCDQGELDIVATDGETVIFCEVKARSGVDYGAPLNAVSPHKVRHLRALARTWLSERNLTGCTARFDVVSVLWPPGRPARIEHLEGAF from the coding sequence ATGAGCCGCACGGCGATTTTCGGAACCCTGTCCGATGACGACACCAAGGGCCGCAGGCATGCGCTGGGCGTGGAGGGAGAACGCCTCGCGGCCCGTTTCCTGGAGGAGCACGGCATAACCGTGCTGGAGCGAAACTGGCGATGCGACCAAGGCGAACTGGACATCGTTGCCACGGATGGGGAAACCGTCATCTTCTGCGAGGTCAAGGCGCGCTCCGGGGTGGACTACGGCGCCCCGCTTAACGCTGTCAGCCCGCACAAGGTCAGACATCTGCGCGCCTTGGCGAGAACCTGGCTGTCGGAAAGGAACCTGACCGGCTGCACAGCCCGCTTCGACGTCGTCTCCGTGCTGTGGCCACCAGGCCGTCCCGCCCGGATCGAGCACCTCGAGGGGGCGTTCTGA
- a CDS encoding DUF2469 domain-containing protein, with amino-acid sequence MSAEDLEKYETEMELQLYKEYRDIVGQFTYVVETERRFYLANAVDVQVRNSDSEVYFEVAMSDAWVWDMYRPARFVKNVRVITFKDVNVEELDKPDLRLPESGPFGS; translated from the coding sequence ATGAGCGCCGAGGATCTCGAGAAGTACGAGACCGAGATGGAGCTGCAGCTCTACAAGGAGTACCGCGACATCGTCGGCCAGTTCACCTACGTCGTGGAGACCGAGCGCCGGTTCTACCTGGCCAACGCGGTGGACGTGCAGGTGCGCAACTCCGATTCGGAGGTCTACTTCGAGGTGGCCATGTCGGATGCCTGGGTCTGGGACATGTACCGCCCTGCGCGTTTTGTGAAGAATGTCCGGGTCATCACCTTCAAGGACGTCAACGTCGAGGAACTGGACAAACCGGATCTGCGGCTGCCGGAAAGCGGCCCGTTCGGCAGCTGA